One Panicum virgatum strain AP13 chromosome 3N, P.virgatum_v5, whole genome shotgun sequence DNA segment encodes these proteins:
- the LOC120665889 gene encoding LOW QUALITY PROTEIN: protein NRT1/ PTR FAMILY 5.1-like (The sequence of the model RefSeq protein was modified relative to this genomic sequence to represent the inferred CDS: deleted 2 bases in 1 codon) translates to MEMEAEEGANKLQDAYAKDGSVDLRGRPAVAARTGRWKACAFLVGYESFERMAFYGVASNLVVYLTTQLREATVPSVRNVNNWTGAVWMTPVVGAYIADTFLGRFWTFTISSLIYLAGMLLITLAVSLKSLHPQCTPDGGCAPATRQQVAFFYGALYTMAVGAGGTKPNISTFGADQFDDFDAREREVKASFFNWWMFSSFTGGLVAVLVLVFVQENVGWGVGYTIPTAGLALSLLLFYVGTPFYRHKPVQRDAAAGPARLVGRVFRGALANRRRQLPCDAGEFQEHETAGYAAAGKRRLHRTPALRFLDRAALRSSAEEEEEGTGRRPCTVTEVEEVKLMVGMIVVWLTTLVPCTVWAQVNTLFVKQGTTLDRSVGGVRIPAASLGSFITVSMLLSIPVYDRVRVLVPLVRRRTGDPRGITLLQRLGVGCALQVAVVACAYLVEVRRMRVIRERSVRGAGETVPMSIFWMLPQYVLMGVGDVFNSVGILEFFYDQSPDGMRSLGTTFFTSGLGVGNFLNSLLVTLVDRATRGGKSWIGDNLNDSHLDYYYVFLLLLSVLNTALFVWVATWYKYKREFLEVDRAGTPELEMAGDKGKVDNGKVTDAPLTAKDAQAAG, encoded by the exons ATGGAAATGGAAGCAGAGGAAGGTGCCAACAAGCTGCAAGACGCGTACGCCAAGGACGGCTCCGTCGACCTccgagggcggccggcggtcgcCGCGAGGACCGGCCGCTGGAAGGCCTGCGCCTTCCTAGTAG GGTACGAGTCGTTCGAGCGGATGGCGTTCTACGGGGTGGCGTCGAACCTGGTGGTGTACCTGACGACGCAGCTCCGGGAGGCGACGGTCCCGTCGGTGCGCAACGTCAACAACTGGACGGGCGCCGTGTGGATGACGCCCGTCGTCGGCGCCTACATCGCCGACACCTTCCTCGGGCGCTTCTGGACCTTCACCATCTCGTCCCTCATCTACCTCGCG GGCATGCTTCTGATAACTTTGGCCGTCTCGCTCAAGTCCCTGCACCCGCAATGCACCCCGGACGGCGGCTGCGCGCCGGCGACGCGGCAGCAGGTGGCCTTCTTCTACGGCGCGCTGTACACCATGGCCGTCGGCGCGGGCGGCACCAAGCCCAACATCTCCACGTTCGGCGCGGACCAGTTCGACGACTTCGACGCGCGTGAGCGCGAGGTCAAGGCCTCCTTCTTCAACTG gtGGATGTTCAGCTCCTTCACCGGCGGCCTCGTCGCCGTGCTAGTCCTCGTCTTCGTGCAGGAGAACGTCGGGTGGGGCGTCGGGTACACCATCCCCACCGCCGGCCTCGCCCTGTCGCTCCTCCTCTTCTACGTCGGCACGCCGTTCTACCGGCACAAGCCCGTCCAGCGCGACGCGGccgccggcccggcgaggcTTGTCGGCAGGGTGTTCCGCGGCGCGTTAGCGAACCGGAGGCGGCAGCTGCCGTGCGACGCCGGCGAGTTCCAGGAGCACGAGACCGCGGGGTACGCCGCGGCGGGGAAGCGGCGGCtgcaccgcacgccggcgctccGGTTCCTCGACAGGGCGGCGCTGAGGTCGTCggctgaggaagaggaggagggcaCGGGGCGGCGGCCGTGCACGGTGaccgaggtggaggaggtgaagCTGATGGTGGGCATGATCGTGGTGTGGCTGACGACGCTGGTGCCGTGCACCGTGTGGGCGCAGGTGAACACCCTGTTCGTGAAGCAGGGCACCACGCTGGACCGCTCGGTCGGCGGCGTGCGCATCCCGGCGGCGTCCCTGGGCAGCTTCATCACCGTGTCAATGCTGCTGTCCATCCCGGTGTACGAC CGTGTCCGCGTGCTGGTGCCGCTGGTCCGGCGGCGCACCGGCGACCCGCGCGGGATCACCCTGCTCCAGCGCCTGGGCGTCGGGTGCGCGCTgcaggtggcggtggtggcgtgcGCCTACCTCGTGGAGGTCCGGCGCATGCGCGTGATCCGGGAGCGCTCcgtccgcggcgccggcgagacGGTGCCGATGAGCATCTTCTGGATGCTGCCGCAGTACGTGCTGATGGGCGTGGGCGACGTGTTCAACTCCGTGGGTATCCTCGAGTTCTTCTACGACCAGTCGCCGGACGGGATGCGCAGCCTGGgcaccaccttcttcaccagCGGCCTCGGCGTCGGCAACTTCCTCAACAGCCTGCTCGTGACGCTCGTCGACCGGGCGACGAGGGGGGGCAAGAGCTGGATCGGCGACAACCTCAACGACTCCCACCTCGACTACTACTAcgtgttcctgctgctgctctcggTGCTGAACACGGCGCTCTTCGTGTGGGTGGCCACGTGGTACAAGTACAAGAGGGAGTTCCTGGAGGTGGACCGGGCGGGGACGCCGGAGTTGGAGATGGCCGGCGACAAGGGAAAGGTGGACAATGGCAAGGTAACCGACGCGCCATTGACGGCCAAAGACGCGCAAGCTGCAGGCTGA